A portion of the Planctomycetia bacterium genome contains these proteins:
- a CDS encoding signal peptidase — protein MKYLVRHGVNRFLGEFEPVDDALYQRSQHVIIQSQRGTETGIVLCEIDDRCKQFLIDPSSGKILRTVTKEDQQKCLECISLQKKEYDVGTEIIQQLQIPIDLVDVEHLLGNERIVFYFLVRPPEKRVDFRDLVKELGRAFHTRIEMRQIGIRDEAKLLADYGDCGKPVCCNTHLTVLPPVSMRMAKLQKSTLDPNKISGRCGRLKCCLRYEFDVYEELQQQLPTVGSMVVTKQGKARVLALELLARKLLVMLEDNRKVMIPAEDVLTVLQTERAQRHTADDQVDDER, from the coding sequence ATGAAATATCTCGTTCGTCATGGTGTGAACCGGTTTCTTGGTGAGTTTGAACCTGTTGATGACGCACTCTATCAGCGTTCTCAACATGTAATCATTCAATCGCAACGTGGAACGGAAACCGGCATCGTGCTGTGTGAAATCGATGATCGCTGCAAGCAGTTCCTGATAGATCCATCTAGCGGAAAAATCCTTCGAACCGTGACAAAAGAAGACCAGCAGAAATGCCTGGAATGCATTTCACTCCAAAAGAAAGAATATGATGTCGGGACTGAGATTATTCAGCAGTTGCAGATACCCATAGATCTGGTTGATGTCGAACACTTGTTGGGAAATGAACGGATTGTATTTTATTTCCTGGTACGACCGCCAGAAAAGCGCGTGGATTTTCGAGATCTGGTCAAAGAACTGGGACGAGCTTTTCACACCAGAATTGAAATGCGACAGATTGGTATTCGGGATGAAGCCAAACTCCTGGCAGATTACGGTGATTGTGGCAAGCCCGTTTGCTGCAATACCCATCTGACTGTCTTGCCTCCCGTTTCCATGCGGATGGCCAAACTGCAGAAATCGACTCTCGACCCGAACAAGATCTCAGGCCGATGTGGCCGACTCAAATGCTGCCTGAGGTATGAATTCGATGTTTATGAAGAACTACAGCAACAATTGCCAACCGTTGGCAGCATGGTAGTAACCAAACAGGGCAAAGCCAGAGTACTGGCATTGGAACTGCTGGCTCGTAAGTTATTAGTCATGTTGGAAGACAACAGGAAAGTCATGATACCAGCAGAAGATGTCTTAACGGTCCTGCAGACAGAACGTGCCCAGCGTCATACTGCTGATGACCAGGTGGATGACGAACGATGA
- a CDS encoding aldose 1-epimerase family protein → MSSDTVQYVLTDTVHADKWMDNWSLTSQQLPGHHPVTPWKLSKRTLQGGKRHGVDLIELDNGALQLSILPTRGMSIWRGQYQSIRLGWDAPIHGPVHPQWVHLEDRGGLGWLDGFDEWIVRCGLAFNGPPGDDLGKFITLHGRIANTPAHFVGVRVQQTPPYTIEVVGRVQESSLFGDQLHLTTILSTTPGSNRFTIQDMVENRSSRETEMQMLYHCNFGPPLLGAGSRLKVPAAKITPRDAVAAAQIENFESYAGPTTGQSELVNYYQPKADEKGETLAVLHAADLNSACAVRFNTRELPWFIAWKNTASIQDGYVTGLEPATGFPNFKGVERKHHRLVKLAAGAKWIASLTFELENNKVGVERLLSDVARLQGTELPQVCRQPDPVWSGIEGK, encoded by the coding sequence ATGTCTTCTGATACTGTGCAATATGTACTGACCGATACCGTGCATGCCGACAAGTGGATGGATAACTGGAGCCTGACTTCACAGCAACTGCCTGGACATCATCCGGTCACACCGTGGAAACTGAGCAAGCGAACGTTGCAGGGCGGCAAACGGCATGGTGTGGACCTGATTGAACTTGATAACGGCGCTTTGCAATTGAGCATCCTGCCTACACGAGGCATGAGCATCTGGCGGGGCCAGTATCAATCGATACGACTGGGCTGGGATGCCCCCATTCATGGGCCGGTGCATCCGCAATGGGTACATCTGGAAGATCGTGGCGGGCTTGGCTGGCTCGATGGTTTTGATGAATGGATTGTCCGGTGCGGTCTGGCATTCAACGGCCCGCCTGGTGATGACCTGGGAAAATTCATCACGCTGCATGGCCGTATTGCCAACACGCCGGCACACTTTGTTGGGGTGAGAGTGCAACAGACTCCGCCTTACACCATTGAAGTTGTAGGAAGAGTACAGGAATCCAGCCTGTTTGGAGACCAACTTCACCTGACGACTATTCTGAGTACCACACCTGGAAGTAACCGTTTTACGATTCAGGATATGGTGGAGAATCGTTCCAGCCGGGAAACGGAAATGCAGATGCTTTATCACTGCAATTTCGGCCCGCCACTCCTGGGTGCAGGCAGCAGATTGAAAGTGCCTGCTGCGAAAATTACGCCTCGCGATGCTGTTGCAGCAGCGCAGATCGAAAACTTCGAATCTTATGCTGGCCCAACAACGGGCCAATCGGAACTTGTCAATTACTATCAACCCAAGGCAGATGAAAAAGGTGAGACACTGGCAGTTCTTCATGCCGCCGACCTGAACAGTGCCTGCGCTGTCCGGTTCAACACCAGAGAACTGCCCTGGTTCATTGCCTGGAAGAACACAGCATCAATACAGGATGGTTATGTTACGGGTCTTGAGCCAGCCACTGGCTTTCCGAATTTCAAAGGAGTCGAACGGAAACACCACCGGCTGGTGAAGCTGGCCGCAGGTGCGAAATGGATTGCGAGCCTGACTTTCGAGTTGGAAAACAACAAGGTAGGCGTTGAGCGATTGCTCAGCGATGTCGCCAGACTGCAGGGAACGGAATTGCCTCAAGTCTGCAGGCAGCCTGATCCTGTTTGGAGTGGCATTGAAGGAAAATAA
- a CDS encoding lysophospholipid acyltransferase family protein, with protein sequence MKLRHPGMLKFGSLTIAATVRSLMSTVRTREYLTTPELRPDHPRIQHRYIYAFWHEAILYMAGRYGHHSNVAVLISQHADGELIAGVVQRLGMKTVRGSTARSGVVALLKMLEAAHRGHLAITPDGPRGPRREVQLGSIFLASRTGFPIVPIGVSYHHAWYARSWDRFGVPYPFSRAAGIAGEPLVVPAHLSRDAMQEYAQELKRRMNQATDHATQWVNSKSW encoded by the coding sequence ATGAAGCTCCGTCATCCAGGCATGCTCAAATTCGGCAGTCTTACTATCGCTGCCACCGTGCGTAGTTTGATGAGTACGGTGCGCACGCGCGAATATCTTACTACTCCTGAACTGCGTCCCGATCATCCGCGCATTCAACATCGATACATCTATGCCTTCTGGCATGAAGCCATCCTCTACATGGCAGGCCGGTATGGTCATCATTCCAATGTGGCAGTCCTGATCAGTCAGCATGCCGATGGTGAATTGATAGCAGGTGTAGTTCAGCGACTGGGAATGAAAACCGTTCGCGGTTCAACAGCCCGCAGCGGTGTGGTGGCGCTCTTGAAAATGCTCGAAGCTGCTCATCGTGGCCACCTGGCGATTACGCCTGATGGACCACGTGGCCCACGCCGTGAAGTACAGTTAGGTTCTATTTTCCTGGCATCCAGAACGGGTTTTCCCATCGTACCCATCGGCGTCAGCTATCACCATGCCTGGTATGCCAGGAGCTGGGATCGATTTGGTGTCCCATATCCGTTTAGCCGGGCTGCAGGAATAGCCGGTGAACCTCTGGTGGTTCCTGCCCATCTTTCCCGCGATGCCATGCAGGAATATGCCCAGGAACTCAAACGTCGCATGAACCAGGCAACCGATCATGCGACGCAATGGGTGAACAGCAAATCGTGGTGA
- a CDS encoding HAD family hydrolase, whose product MDVSNKPEKLQAEVINPELHSRNIKVAMIDFDGTLSLLREGWDQVMIPMMVEELLPLQGTSETLDNLTAKVTEWVLKLNGQPTIMQMQALVDEVALRQGTPATASQYKVRYLERLLATVNQRKQQILNSRQADAWMVPGSREMLNQLKVRQIPMLLASGTDLRDLHSESELLGLVDYFTEGIAGPESDASSFSKAKACDDMLSRQKAPGSSLLNIGDGYVETRLTKDRGGLAIGIAYDHDEPGQYNPWRKEQLLRAGVDIILPDLRQSDLLLRWLLDGQTS is encoded by the coding sequence ATGGATGTCAGTAACAAGCCGGAAAAACTGCAAGCGGAAGTCATCAACCCTGAATTACATTCGCGAAACATCAAAGTCGCCATGATCGATTTCGATGGCACATTATCACTGCTGCGCGAAGGCTGGGATCAGGTCATGATCCCCATGATGGTAGAGGAGCTGTTGCCTTTGCAGGGAACCTCCGAAACTCTGGATAATCTGACAGCCAAAGTGACTGAATGGGTTTTGAAGCTGAATGGTCAGCCAACGATCATGCAAATGCAGGCGTTGGTGGATGAAGTGGCGTTGCGACAGGGCACTCCTGCAACTGCGAGCCAGTACAAGGTGCGATACCTGGAACGGCTTTTAGCCACGGTGAACCAGCGCAAACAGCAGATACTGAATTCCAGGCAGGCTGACGCCTGGATGGTTCCCGGCTCAAGAGAAATGCTGAACCAGTTGAAAGTCAGACAGATTCCCATGCTACTGGCCAGTGGAACCGACTTGCGCGATCTGCACAGTGAATCGGAGCTCCTTGGTTTGGTGGATTATTTCACGGAAGGTATTGCAGGGCCGGAAAGTGATGCCAGCAGCTTTTCCAAAGCAAAAGCCTGCGACGACATGCTCAGCAGGCAGAAAGCGCCTGGTTCTTCTCTTCTGAATATCGGTGATGGTTACGTCGAAACCAGGCTGACCAAAGATCGCGGAGGACTGGCTATTGGCATCGCCTACGACCATGACGAGCCTGGCCAATACAATCCCTGGAGAAAAGAGCAGTTGCTCAGGGCAGGGGTCGATATCATCCTTCCGGATCTGCGGCAAAGCGATCTCCTTCTTAGATGGCTTCTGGATGGCCAAACTTCATGA
- a CDS encoding transglutaminase domain-containing protein, giving the protein MSTLIDRQLMSLYVTLMLSVACLGYAELGQQLPETAVFYPIMFLALGCAYWAEGKFSLSIMVSNILATVVLLGSFIWLVINADRNIESLDDMDTIRTLVARTGPILCSLLLAKLFRPKTISDQWLLQLLGLVQVILASVLAMSSRLDRDAPLFPVLMLMYLASLAWAFRLFYIRQQVELLSQSSVSNQKTAQEVQWFSLQPLGWFLLCFVLTVIIFFCLPRGGIEASLLQGLDGSETGATSKIDLNAEGTVETSDEKVMRVWARNTSGPVALPEGIRLRGSTLCVFNDNTKIWAPFPASSVIPQQIPSTPPQLQPGITRMEFDIDVAQVQELGKPRRSRLSSEYTIPLYLADPPVTNRNIARQFSMTPIGRMPTPININLFEGLFWLSSGQKIPTLSLTHDYTGKLNATEWLQTIRDLPTDYFNYLKILKKIPARVAETGKIATLSLDVLKKANLTSTSPDRDKALALEKFLASPPYQYSLDRKKQDTQIDPTEDFLFNVKEGHCERYASALVIMLRTIGVPARIVIGYRGAEWNDLGGFYTIRQYHAHAWVEALVGEERLADGTTQLRWQVLDATPFSTARHNDDSFTTPITFARFLWEFFILDFAGQAQRNKLMSQLQNTPLGKLYAWWTSLSTPQTILLLVGLVLCMAGLVWLLQRWRRIRKQRKLNRLNHAEVIIPFYARFLSWAQSQGWTKSKHQTPSEFASVVQAKLQQAKVADSIASIPAALVPPYYAVRFGGQSLNSADSSSLNDQLKTLQTCLKST; this is encoded by the coding sequence ATGTCCACTTTGATCGACAGGCAGTTGATGAGCCTGTATGTGACCCTGATGTTGAGCGTAGCTTGCCTGGGCTATGCGGAGTTGGGGCAGCAATTGCCTGAAACGGCAGTATTTTACCCGATCATGTTCCTGGCACTGGGTTGTGCCTATTGGGCAGAAGGCAAATTCAGCCTTTCGATCATGGTTTCCAATATCCTCGCGACCGTGGTTCTTCTGGGTAGTTTTATCTGGCTGGTAATCAACGCAGATCGAAATATCGAAAGTCTCGACGATATGGACACCATCAGAACGCTGGTGGCACGCACCGGACCTATTCTCTGCTCGCTGCTGCTGGCAAAACTGTTTCGTCCCAAGACCATCAGCGATCAGTGGCTTTTACAACTGCTCGGTCTGGTGCAGGTGATCCTGGCCAGCGTACTGGCGATGAGCAGCAGGCTCGACCGCGACGCGCCACTGTTCCCTGTGTTGATGCTCATGTACCTGGCCAGTTTGGCCTGGGCGTTTCGGCTTTTTTACATTCGCCAGCAGGTGGAACTGCTTTCACAATCTTCGGTCTCCAACCAGAAGACGGCGCAGGAAGTGCAGTGGTTCTCGCTGCAGCCTCTGGGATGGTTTTTACTGTGCTTCGTGCTGACCGTGATTATTTTCTTCTGCCTACCACGAGGTGGAATTGAAGCCAGCCTGCTGCAGGGTTTGGATGGCAGTGAAACCGGAGCCACCTCCAAAATCGATCTCAATGCAGAAGGAACCGTGGAAACCAGTGATGAAAAGGTGATGCGTGTGTGGGCCCGCAATACCAGTGGCCCGGTCGCATTGCCGGAAGGCATCAGGTTGCGAGGCTCAACACTGTGCGTGTTCAACGACAACACCAAAATCTGGGCTCCTTTTCCTGCCTCCTCGGTCATTCCACAGCAGATACCTTCCACGCCGCCCCAACTCCAACCCGGAATTACCCGGATGGAGTTTGATATTGATGTGGCTCAGGTGCAGGAACTCGGAAAACCACGCCGCTCTCGATTATCCTCGGAATACACCATTCCTCTTTACCTTGCCGATCCACCAGTCACCAACCGCAACATCGCGCGACAATTCAGTATGACTCCCATTGGCAGAATGCCCACGCCAATAAATATCAACCTTTTTGAAGGGTTATTCTGGCTCAGCAGTGGCCAGAAAATTCCCACACTTTCTTTGACACACGACTATACTGGCAAATTAAACGCTACCGAGTGGTTACAAACCATTCGTGATCTTCCAACCGATTACTTTAATTATCTGAAAATCCTCAAGAAAATTCCGGCTCGGGTTGCTGAGACCGGGAAAATAGCCACACTGAGTCTGGACGTTTTGAAGAAAGCCAACCTGACTTCAACTTCGCCCGATCGTGACAAGGCATTGGCACTGGAAAAATTCCTGGCATCACCACCTTATCAGTATTCACTGGATCGAAAGAAACAGGATACGCAGATCGATCCGACGGAAGATTTTCTGTTCAACGTCAAGGAAGGGCATTGTGAGCGTTACGCTTCGGCACTCGTCATCATGTTGAGAACTATCGGCGTTCCTGCCCGTATAGTCATTGGCTACCGCGGAGCGGAGTGGAATGATCTCGGCGGTTTTTATACCATCAGGCAATATCACGCACACGCCTGGGTAGAAGCGCTCGTGGGAGAAGAAAGGCTAGCCGATGGCACTACCCAGCTTCGCTGGCAGGTTCTGGATGCTACCCCATTTTCCACAGCACGACACAACGATGATTCATTCACCACCCCCATCACTTTTGCGAGGTTTCTCTGGGAGTTCTTCATTCTTGATTTTGCCGGGCAGGCACAACGCAACAAGCTGATGTCGCAATTGCAGAACACCCCACTGGGAAAGCTGTATGCCTGGTGGACATCACTTTCCACCCCGCAAACCATTCTGCTATTAGTGGGACTGGTTCTGTGCATGGCTGGCCTGGTCTGGCTACTGCAACGCTGGCGGAGAATCCGGAAACAACGGAAGTTGAACAGACTGAATCACGCAGAGGTCATCATTCCCTTTTATGCCCGATTCCTCAGTTGGGCACAATCGCAGGGATGGACAAAATCTAAACATCAGACTCCATCAGAATTTGCTTCGGTAGTGCAAGCGAAACTGCAGCAGGCCAAAGTTGCCGATTCCATTGCCAGCATTCCTGCTGCACTTGTACCTCCGTATTATGCGGTAAGGTTTGGTGGCCAGTCATTGAACAGCGCTGATTCAAGTTCTCTCAACGACCAGTTGAAAACTCTGCAAACCTGTCTGAAATCCACCTGA
- a CDS encoding isochorismatase family protein, which produces MAHPHLVSSADTGLLVIDVQEKLFHMVIRNEAVERDILFMIDAAQAVNIPILATEQYPKGLGGTISSVASKLSGPKPDKLSFSCCGNPEVVQFFKKEVRPKLILIGIETHVCVQQTALDLLTHGFEVFLPVDAVSCRYPLDHHTGLRRMEQAGVVLTTVEALAFELVGAAGTPEFKTISKLVQERMKHLAANAVNH; this is translated from the coding sequence ATGGCACATCCGCATCTCGTTTCATCGGCAGATACAGGACTGCTGGTCATTGACGTTCAGGAAAAACTGTTCCACATGGTGATCCGGAACGAAGCGGTGGAACGCGATATCCTGTTCATGATCGATGCTGCCCAGGCCGTCAACATTCCCATCCTGGCGACGGAGCAGTATCCCAAGGGGCTTGGTGGAACCATTAGCAGTGTGGCCAGCAAGCTGTCTGGTCCCAAGCCAGACAAGCTCAGTTTCAGTTGCTGTGGCAACCCGGAAGTAGTCCAGTTTTTCAAGAAGGAAGTTCGACCCAAGCTGATTTTGATTGGCATCGAAACACATGTATGCGTTCAGCAAACCGCTCTCGATCTGTTAACTCATGGCTTTGAAGTATTCCTGCCTGTCGACGCCGTTTCGTGCCGATATCCACTGGATCATCACACCGGGTTAAGGCGCATGGAACAGGCAGGTGTGGTTCTGACCACCGTGGAAGCACTGGCTTTTGAATTGGTTGGTGCAGCGGGTACACCGGAATTCAAGACAATCAGTAAGCTTGTGCAGGAACGGATGAAACACCTTGCTGCAAACGCTGTAAATCATTGA
- a CDS encoding histidine phosphatase family protein: MKTCLFLLRHGATRLNLETPYRLQGSEVDEPLVDLGIRQSFGAKQLLQSVPLRAIYSSPMKRAMQTASIVAQPHALSVTPLDDLREGSVGRWENRTWPDIKANEPEAYQLFINHPDTFGYAGGENFNQVLSRVRPVFHSLLKQHAGESIAVIGHQIVNRVFVADIMGLPMKFARTMKFANAGVTLIGVENEQPVLISLNVTWPAMITPA; this comes from the coding sequence ATGAAAACCTGTCTGTTTCTTCTTCGCCATGGCGCGACACGACTCAATCTCGAAACACCATACCGACTTCAGGGATCGGAGGTGGATGAACCGCTCGTGGATCTGGGTATCAGACAATCTTTCGGCGCAAAGCAGTTGCTGCAATCGGTGCCGTTGCGGGCGATCTATTCCAGTCCGATGAAGCGAGCCATGCAGACCGCTTCGATTGTTGCACAGCCACATGCCCTGTCCGTTACACCACTGGATGATCTTCGCGAAGGCAGCGTCGGGCGCTGGGAGAATCGCACCTGGCCTGATATCAAAGCCAACGAACCCGAAGCCTATCAGCTGTTTATCAATCACCCCGACACCTTTGGCTATGCTGGGGGTGAGAATTTCAACCAGGTGCTTTCACGTGTAAGGCCTGTGTTTCACTCCCTGCTGAAACAGCATGCAGGCGAATCGATTGCGGTAATCGGGCATCAAATTGTTAACCGTGTATTCGTGGCTGACATAATGGGTTTGCCCATGAAGTTTGCCCGGACCATGAAATTTGCCAATGCGGGTGTTACGTTAATCGGTGTGGAAAATGAACAGCCTGTCTTAATCAGCTTGAATGTGACCTGGCCTGCCATGATCACGCCAGCATAA
- a CDS encoding serine/threonine protein kinase yields the protein MSVGQLILDGRYEIVKLLGEGGMGRAFLANDHKYKASVVIKAMHQRFVHDLRFHELFTREMEFLSQFQHPHVVSLLKTGVDPAIGPFLVMEFLDGRPLGDILDETPVLSPRRVGRLLVQLCKALQAAHNRGIIHRDIKPNNMMILAPATPQEKLKVLDFGLAKLTAAPHLTLEELKGQNRGLKAVGTPEYMNPEQMRGNEVDHRADFYSVGVLLYEMLTGRRPFDHPKEHELMQMHLKSAPPTFKEAGLPAGACKPEVEQVVMACLSKYPMDRPRDARELAVRFMDALGEKIKTDGFEEPKSVTSRSSTPSALEIALHNAKDCAQLEAWMPESIAVLKLRSFLLEFHGEVVESIPGLVRSKLWIGGPPAPPPQPTLFMKLKLAKPPEVPPPPPRAELDLFMQKQDNNGNRLNITVSLRKPEDCPTWLHTKWKSYYDSVVNGLCSHLMATKVT from the coding sequence ATGTCAGTAGGTCAACTCATACTTGATGGTCGTTACGAGATCGTAAAACTCCTCGGTGAAGGAGGCATGGGTAGGGCATTTCTTGCCAATGATCACAAGTACAAGGCATCTGTAGTAATCAAGGCGATGCATCAGCGCTTTGTGCATGACCTGCGATTCCATGAGTTGTTCACACGGGAAATGGAATTCCTGAGTCAGTTTCAGCATCCCCATGTGGTATCGCTTTTAAAGACTGGTGTTGATCCAGCCATTGGGCCATTTCTGGTTATGGAATTTCTCGATGGTAGACCCTTAGGAGATATTCTGGACGAAACGCCGGTGTTATCCCCCCGGCGGGTTGGCAGGCTGCTGGTTCAATTATGCAAGGCACTGCAGGCTGCCCATAATCGGGGGATAATTCACCGTGATATCAAGCCAAACAACATGATGATTCTGGCACCAGCTACCCCCCAGGAGAAGCTCAAGGTACTCGACTTCGGATTGGCCAAGCTGACGGCGGCACCACATCTGACTTTGGAAGAACTGAAAGGACAGAATCGGGGTTTGAAGGCTGTAGGCACACCTGAGTACATGAACCCGGAGCAGATGCGTGGCAATGAAGTGGATCATCGTGCCGATTTCTATTCTGTTGGTGTGCTACTCTACGAAATGCTGACAGGTCGCAGGCCTTTTGATCATCCAAAAGAACACGAACTGATGCAGATGCATCTGAAATCAGCGCCACCCACCTTCAAGGAAGCAGGACTTCCCGCTGGCGCCTGTAAACCCGAAGTGGAACAGGTGGTGATGGCCTGCCTGAGCAAGTACCCCATGGATCGACCGCGGGATGCACGTGAACTGGCTGTCCGGTTCATGGATGCACTCGGGGAAAAAATCAAAACGGATGGTTTTGAAGAACCGAAATCCGTAACTTCCCGTTCTTCCACTCCCAGTGCTCTGGAAATCGCATTGCATAATGCGAAGGACTGTGCTCAACTGGAAGCGTGGATGCCTGAATCGATAGCTGTCTTGAAACTTCGCAGTTTCCTGCTTGAATTTCATGGAGAAGTGGTAGAAAGTATTCCCGGCCTGGTCCGCAGCAAGTTGTGGATTGGAGGGCCACCTGCCCCACCTCCACAACCTACTCTTTTCATGAAATTGAAGCTGGCCAAGCCACCGGAAGTACCACCGCCTCCGCCACGGGCTGAACTCGATCTCTTCATGCAGAAACAGGATAACAATGGCAATCGTCTGAATATCACCGTTTCATTGCGCAAGCCCGAAGATTGCCCTACCTGGTTGCATACCAAGTGGAAATCGTACTACGACTCAGTGGTGAACGGACTTTGCTCACATCTGATGGCTACCAAAGTGACGTGA
- a CDS encoding DUF2817 domain-containing protein, with translation MHMLRHKPASALKVHLFPSGYAEARERFLEAAHHAHCDVESWPLQAPGPRQTELNIDVARWGNPHAANWLIVSSGLHGTEGPFGSAVQLELLNRLASKKPDPHQGILFLHALNPFGYAWVRRANEDNIDLNRNFLLPGEKYQGSHPLFRYVYQTFNPHRPRRIYHNFYLEAWWLISRYSKAALQASLPVGQYEFPEGLFFGGKAPSQTLTHLQWKTAVVVPGARNIVHLDFHTGLGKWASGRLLIDSQVGDDDYQWWNAWAPRDMVEPVTSQSTAYLARGTIGPWMKQIIFPQANYRYAAAEFGTYGGVRVLRSLVEELRSHYALDPDDKRYQAAKKLVQETFIPPSFAWRNSVLHQGVALCENAYRALPVNDLQRLQQGVSSVPAQAY, from the coding sequence ATGCACATGCTTCGCCATAAACCTGCTTCAGCTCTGAAAGTGCACTTATTCCCCTCCGGTTATGCGGAGGCTCGCGAACGATTTCTTGAAGCTGCTCATCATGCTCATTGTGATGTGGAAAGCTGGCCTCTTCAGGCACCGGGCCCCAGGCAGACTGAATTAAACATCGATGTTGCCCGCTGGGGAAATCCGCATGCTGCGAATTGGTTGATCGTTTCTTCGGGTTTGCACGGCACTGAGGGGCCGTTCGGCTCAGCAGTGCAACTGGAACTGCTGAATCGACTGGCTTCAAAGAAACCGGACCCCCATCAGGGTATTCTTTTCCTCCATGCGCTTAACCCATTTGGCTACGCCTGGGTTCGTCGGGCCAATGAAGATAATATCGATCTAAATCGCAATTTCCTGCTTCCCGGTGAGAAGTACCAGGGGTCTCATCCACTGTTTCGATATGTCTACCAGACTTTCAATCCGCATCGTCCACGCAGAATCTATCACAATTTCTACCTTGAGGCATGGTGGCTGATCAGCCGATACAGCAAAGCGGCATTGCAAGCCAGTCTACCGGTGGGTCAGTATGAGTTTCCCGAAGGTCTCTTTTTTGGGGGTAAAGCACCTTCTCAAACGCTGACTCACCTGCAGTGGAAAACTGCAGTAGTGGTGCCCGGTGCACGAAATATCGTTCATCTCGATTTCCATACAGGTCTTGGCAAATGGGCCTCGGGACGCCTGTTGATTGATTCCCAAGTTGGTGATGATGACTATCAGTGGTGGAACGCCTGGGCTCCACGCGACATGGTGGAACCAGTTACTTCACAATCAACAGCTTACCTTGCCAGGGGAACGATAGGTCCCTGGATGAAACAGATCATTTTCCCGCAGGCCAACTATCGATATGCTGCTGCTGAGTTCGGTACCTATGGAGGCGTGCGTGTGCTGCGTTCGCTGGTGGAAGAACTTCGATCACACTACGCACTTGATCCCGACGACAAACGATATCAGGCAGCCAAGAAATTGGTTCAGGAAACCTTCATTCCACCTTCGTTCGCATGGCGAAACAGTGTATTGCATCAAGGCGTAGCACTTTGTGAAAATGCTTATCGAGCGTTGCCGGTCAATGATTTACAGCGTTTGCAGCAAGGTGTTTCATCCGTTCCTGCACAAGCTTACTGA
- a CDS encoding DUF1573 domain-containing protein translates to MHKFVLANILGLLLYCPAQGQLQFTPAYLDLGDIKTGQVFSHQIKVTNSSAEPISVQEIKASCGCVRPVLEPSTLSPGATGILKLEINSLSASEGPTTFGLKLRFPENGQIKEQPFVITARVIQELIVTPTSITSYGEKPRPQTITILDKRAKTFRPVKLERTSPYLDVSWIEPIAKQPQPQYALQVNVREDIPTGRHDHEVIIYTDDAEYPVLRIPISVVKKAKSRYVVSPYLVSLSRSVAASRSVTVRDQHGQGVDIERYEASPGLIVNMTAQAAASVTLQIKLDASQEVPADAKVSLFLRGQTEPLKILVNVDP, encoded by the coding sequence ATGCATAAATTCGTGCTGGCAAACATCTTGGGATTGTTGCTTTATTGCCCAGCGCAGGGTCAACTCCAGTTTACGCCTGCCTATCTTGATCTGGGTGATATCAAGACAGGCCAGGTGTTTTCACATCAGATCAAGGTGACGAACAGTTCTGCTGAACCCATTTCCGTTCAGGAAATCAAGGCCAGTTGCGGCTGTGTTCGACCGGTGCTTGAACCTTCAACCTTGTCACCCGGGGCAACGGGCATTCTGAAACTTGAAATCAATTCGCTGTCGGCCAGCGAAGGCCCCACCACGTTTGGATTGAAACTTCGGTTTCCTGAAAATGGTCAAATCAAAGAGCAGCCTTTCGTCATCACTGCGCGAGTTATTCAGGAATTGATTGTGACTCCAACGTCCATTACCAGTTACGGCGAGAAGCCCCGGCCTCAAACCATCACCATTCTGGACAAACGGGCCAAGACTTTTCGCCCTGTGAAGCTGGAACGTACTTCACCGTATCTGGATGTCAGCTGGATTGAGCCAATCGCAAAACAGCCTCAGCCACAGTATGCACTGCAAGTGAATGTTCGGGAAGACATACCGACGGGCAGGCATGATCATGAAGTAATCATCTATACCGATGACGCTGAGTATCCTGTATTGCGCATACCTATCAGCGTCGTCAAGAAGGCGAAATCACGATATGTTGTCTCGCCCTATCTGGTTTCTTTATCGAGGTCGGTAGCTGCCAGCCGATCGGTAACGGTACGTGATCAGCATGGTCAAGGAGTAGACATTGAACGATACGAAGCCAGCCCTGGATTGATCGTGAATATGACAGCCCAGGCTGCAGCTTCGGTAACTCTGCAGATCAAACTGGATGCTTCCCAGGAAGTGCCAGCCGATGCGAAGGTGAGTCTGTTTCTTCGAGGGCAGACGGAACCGTTAAAAATCCTGGTGAACGTTGATCCATGA